From the Phyllobacterium sp. T1293 genome, the window TGAACTGCGTTCGCGTGTCGCCGGTGCCATCCAGTCTGTCGCGTTCAAGGAAGGCGCACTGGTCAAAGAGGGCGACCTTCTCGTCAAGATCGACCCCGCTCCCTATGAAGCCGAAGTGGCGCGCGCCAAGGCTGCGGTCAGTGCTGCCGAGTCGCGGCTGGCTTTTGCCAAGAACGAGCTTGAACGAGGCAAACGCCTGATCGACTCGCGCACCGTATCCCAGAGCGATTATGACCAGCGCATCAACGTCCAGAGTGGCGCCATGGCCGATCTGGAAGCGGCACAAGCCAGTCTCAAGACTGCCGCGCTCAACCTTGGCTACACGGAAATCCGTGCGCCCATCAGTGGTCGTGTTGGCCGGATCGAGATCACCTCGGGCAATCTGATTGCCGCTGGTCCTACCTCCCCGCTTCTGACCACCATCGTTTCGATCAGCCCGATTTATGGCAGCTTCGAAGCCAATGAAAACGTTGTTGCACAGGCGCTTGCGGATCTTCCGCAGGGTTTGAACAGCCGCGATTTCTCCGACCGCATCCCCGTGGTGATGGACGTTTATGGCCAGCGCGACGTGAAGGGCAAGCTGCAACTGATCAACAACACGGTTGATACGGCCAGCGGCACGGTCAAGGTGCGTGCAGTGTTTGACAATACGGACGGCAAGTTGATGCCGGGCCAGTTTGCCAAGCTGCGCATGGGCACTGCCAACGAAAAGCAGGAACTGCTTGTCGATGAAAAGGCCGTGGGGACCGACCAGAACAAGAAGTTCGTCATGGTGGTCAACGACAAGAACATCGTTGAATACCGTGAGATCGCACTTGGCGGCCCGGCAGAAGGACTGCGCATTGTGACCAGCGGCCTGCAGCCCGACGAAAAGATTGTCGTCAATGGCTTGCAGCGTATTCGCCCCGGTTCGCTCGTGGTTCCCGAAATGGTCGCCATGGGTGATGCCGCGCACAATTTGCAGGCTTCGGCAGCCGATCCGGCCAAGGCACAACAGTAATCGCATAGAAGCCCCGCAACGGGCAGGCGGACAGTGATATGAATATTTCCAACTTCTTCATCGACCGCCCGGTCTTCGCGGGCGTTCTTTCTTTCGTGATTTTCCTCGGCGGCCTGATCGCCCTCACGGCCATGCCGGTTTCGGAATATCCGGATGTTGTCCCGCCATCCATCGTGGTGCGCGCACAATATCCGGGCGCCAACCCGAAGGTTATTGCCGAAACAGTGGCAACGCCTATCGAGGAACAGATCAACGGCGTCGAAGGCATGCTCTATATGGGCAGTCAGGCAACAACTGATGGTCAGATGACGTTGACCGTTACCTTTGCCATCGGCACCGACCCCGATAAGGCACAGCAGCTGGTGCAGAACCGCGTTTCGCAGGCGGAACCCCGCCTGCCGCAGGAGGTGCGCAGCCTTGGCATCACCACGGTGAAAAGCTCACCTGATCTGATGCTGGTGGTCAACCTGATTTCGCCGAACAACCGCTACGATATCACCTATCTGCGCAATTACGCGCTGATCAACATCAAGGACCGGCTCGCCCGCATCAATGGTGTTGGCGACGTTCAGCTGTTTGGTTCTGGTGACTATTCCATGCGCGTGTGGCTCGATCCGCAGAAAACAGCGGAACTCGGGCTTTCGGCAACGGATGTCCTCAATGAAATCCGCGCCCAGAACGTACAGGCCGCAGCGGGCACCATCGGTGCGTCCCCCAGCCCCAATGGCGTTGATCTGCAGCTGTCGGTAAACGCGCAAGGACGTTTGCAGACCGAGGAAGAGTTCGGTCAGATCATCGTCAAGACAGCCGCCAATGGCGCGATCACGCATCTGCGTGACATTGCGCGTATCGAACTTGGAGCCGCCCAATATTCGCTGCGCTCGCTGCTCGATAACAAGCCGGCGGTGGCCATTCCAGTCTTCCAGGCACCGGGTTCCAACGCGATCCAGATCGCCGATCAGGTGCGTGCAGTCATGGACGAGATGAAGCTGACCATGCCTGAGGGTGTCAGCTACGAGATTGTCTATGATACGACGCAGTTCGTCCGCGCTTCCATT encodes:
- a CDS encoding efflux RND transporter periplasmic adaptor subunit, producing MSISTYRRSLYVGGFIVALAAAGSTQFFDLGKSHAETAKQAAPAATPVSVAVVQPKLITQWSEFSGRLEAIDQVELRSRVAGAIQSVAFKEGALVKEGDLLVKIDPAPYEAEVARAKAAVSAAESRLAFAKNELERGKRLIDSRTVSQSDYDQRINVQSGAMADLEAAQASLKTAALNLGYTEIRAPISGRVGRIEITSGNLIAAGPTSPLLTTIVSISPIYGSFEANENVVAQALADLPQGLNSRDFSDRIPVVMDVYGQRDVKGKLQLINNTVDTASGTVKVRAVFDNTDGKLMPGQFAKLRMGTANEKQELLVDEKAVGTDQNKKFVMVVNDKNIVEYREIALGGPAEGLRIVTSGLQPDEKIVVNGLQRIRPGSLVVPEMVAMGDAAHNLQASAADPAKAQQ